One window of the Benincasa hispida cultivar B227 chromosome 3, ASM972705v1, whole genome shotgun sequence genome contains the following:
- the LOC120073178 gene encoding uncharacterized protein LOC120073178, producing MKEIDKRRTPVKNQSKRTPRAERKERRPHQENNSKTGDAKETVPKALDMKPDNLVSESNTNTKPSEVNHVADANKFEETHQDSKANVIADGGNENGIVDDKCTALEKYVSHRKEEISDSETMTDSVSSKSDSLTTKEEKVERASNFPEDILEDNSSDCSLQNSSEQFDNGINKSPSKKSSCTPKITTNSDRDPPRVKNKKSSKSNSRSAKIVPKPSSESSEGTDYQIVDEVKDIEVLDEALNGIHSIRNGSDMNGDHDDQATCAQKIEEMEQRIDKLEEELRVVAALEMSLYSVVPEHGSSAHKVHTPARRLSRIYIYACKHWSQDKRATVAKNIVSGLVLIAKSCGSDVSRLTFWLSNTIVMREITSQTFSSIRSSNPMKNFVDSNNSSQRNGGKPTTVQWRNSYGNKLVNKHMQCVEDWQETGTFMAALEKVEFWIFSRIVESVWWQSLTPNMQPRVASNNKIREQFMGPPLGDQQQGNFSVSLWRSTFQDAFQRLCPVRAGGHECGCLPVLARMVMEQCVSRLDVAMFNAILRESAHEIPTDPVSDPIVDAKVLPIPAGDLSFGSGAQLKNSVGNWSRWLTDMVGIDAEDSSVDQPGSDDDIKPDGDGRPQSFPLLNSLSDLLMLPKDMLTDRSIREEVCPLISLPLITRILCNFTPDEFCPDPVPGTVLESLNAESIVEQRVSGYSGRNFPYMAAPVFYISPSTSDVAEKVAEAGGKSHLERNVSTIQRKGYTSDEELEELDSPLLSIVDKSTSSPTYNAHGNGRHEDGMTFNMRYKLLQEVWSI from the exons ATGAAAGAGATCGACAAGAGGAGAACTCCTGTTAAGAACCAGAGTAAACGAACTCCTAGAGCAGAGAGGAAAGAACGCAGACCACATCAAGAGAATAATAGCAAAACTGGGGATGCTAAAGAAACTGTACCTAAGGCATTGGATATGAAGCCGGACAATTTAGTAAGCGAGTCAAACACAAACACGAAACCCTCTGAGGTTAATCATGTTGCTGATGCCAACAAGTTTGAGGAGACACATCAGGATTCTAAAGCCAATGTGATTGCTGACGGAGGGAATGAGAATGGTATTGTAGATGATAAATGTACTGCATTGGAGAAATATGTAAGTCACAGGAAGGAAGAAATTTCAGATTCAGAAACCATGACAGATTCAGTTTCGTCAAAAAGTGATTCGTTGACAACGAAGGAAGAGAAAGTAGAAAGAGCATCAAATTTTCCTGAAGATATTTTAGAAGATAACAGTTCAGATTGCTCTCTTCAGAATTCTAGTGAACAATTTGATAATGGTATAAATAAATCACCGTCCAAGAAATCATCTTGTACTccaaaaataacaacaaattcaGATAGAGACCCACCCAGAGTAAAAAACAAGAAGTCTTCCAAAAGCAATTCTAGGAGTGCAAAAATTGTGCCTAAACCTTCATCAGAATCTTCTGAAGGAACTGATTACCAGATTGTTGATGAGGTAAAGGATATTGAAGTCTTGGATGAGGCATTAAATGGTATTCACAGCATTAGAAATGGTTCGGATATGAATGGTGACCATGACGATCAAGCTACTTGTGCgcaaaaaattgaagaaatggaACAAAGAATTGATAAACTTGAAGAGGAGTTGAGAGTTGTTGCAGCTCTTGAAATGTCTCTTTATTCAGTAGTACCAGAGCATGGGAGTTCGGCACATAAAGTGCATACACCTGCTCGACGCCTGTCTAGAATTTACATTTATGCTTGCAAACATTGGTCTCAAGACAAGCGAGCCACAGTTGCGAAGAACATTGTATCAGGGCTAGTTTTAATTGCTAAATCATGTGGGAGCGATGTTTCGAG GTTAACCTTCTGGCTATCAAATACTATTGTGATGAGGGAGATAACATCTCAAACATTTAGCAGCATCCGTAGCTCAAATCCAATGAAAAATTTTGTTGATTCCAACAACAGTAGTCAGAGAAATGGAGGGAAGCCAACAACTGTTCAATGGAGGAATAGTTATGGCAATAAACTAGTAAATAAACACATGCAGTGTGTAGAGGATTGGCAAGAGACAGGAACTTTTATGGCCGCATTAGAAAAAGTTGAATTCTGGATCTTTTCTCGGATAGTCGAGTCTGTTTGGTGGCAG TCGTTAACTCCAAATATGCAACCTCGAGTCGCATCCAATAACAAAATCAGGGAACAGTTTATGGGACCTCCCCTGGGTGATCAGCAGCAAGGGAACTTTTCAGTTAGCCTTTGGAGAAGTACTTTCCAGGATGCTTTTCAACGTCTCTGTCCTGTCCGAGCAGGCGGTCATGAGTGTGGTTGTCTTCCTGTTCTTGCAAGAATG GTTATGGAACAGTGTGTTTCCAGGCTAGATGTGGCAATGTTTAATGCTATTCTTCGTGAGTCAGCCCATGAGATTCCAACTGATCCTGTCTCAGATCCTATTGTTGATGCCAAGGTTCTTCCTATACCTGCTGGAGATTTGAGCTTCGGATCTGGTGCACAACTAAAAAATTCT GTTGGAAATTGGTCTAGATGGTTAACCGACATGGTCGGCATTGATGCCGAAGACTCCTCTGTAGATCAACCTGGCAGCGACGATGACATTAAACCTGATGGGGATGGAAGGCCTCAATCATTTCCTCTACTTAATTCATTGAGTGATCTCTTGATGCTTCCAAAAGACATGCTTACAGATCGTTCAATCAGAGAAGAG gtctgcccTTTGATTAGTCTTCCGCTGATTACAAGAATACTTTGTAATTTCACTCCTGACGAGTTCTGTCCTGATCCCGTTCCGGGAACTGTCTTGGAGTCCCTTAATGCTGAG AGTATTGTCGAACAGAGAGTTTCGGGTTACTCAGGGAGGAACTTTCCGTACATGGCTGCTCCAGTTTTCTATATTTCTCCTTCAACATCTGATGTGGCAGAAAAAGTTGCAGAGGCTGGGGGAAAATCACACTTGGAAAGGAACGTCTCTACTATTCAGAGGAAGGGATATACGAGCGATGAAGAACTCGAGGAACTGGATTCTCCTCTCTTGTCAATTGTCGATAAATCGACTTCGTCTCCGACATACAATGCTCATGGTAATGGCCGACATGAAGATGGTATGACATTCAACATGAGGTACAAACTCCTACAAGAAGTATGGTCCATATGA